The following DNA comes from Mesotoga sp. Brook.08.105.5.1.
CTGTGCAACTAAATGTTCATCACTCAAGAGGCCCTGGCCTTGTCTGTGATATTGAGGGTGTAGAGCCTACTTCGGATAATCTGAAGACAATTGAAAATAAGATGAGACAGCTTGTTGAAGAGGACCACGTCTTCGAAAAGGGAACGTTGGGCAAATTCGAGGCCATTAGGATGTTCAACGAAGATGGGCAGAGAGACAAGGCTCTTCTGTTCAAATACCGAAAGAAGTCAACTGTGAACATTTACAGATGCAAGGGATACCTGAATTACTTCTATGGATATATGCCCTTTTCGACAGGTGCGGTTAAGAACTTCGCGCTAATTCCGTATGGAGAATACTTCATTCTGAACCTCCCCAATACTGAAGAGCCAGACAGACTACCAGTATTTGTTGATCAGCCAAAGATCTCAACAGTCTTTCTGGAGCACGAGAAATGGGGGAAGATTCTTGGTGTTAAGACCGTGGGCGAGCTGAACGAAATAATAAGCAAAGGTCCAAAGGAGATAAGAGAGATAATCAATATTGCGGAATCTCTCCATGAAAAGAAGATCGCTGCGATTGCAGATCTCATAGCCGCACACAAAGAGCCTAGTCTTATCCTTATAGCCGGCCCTTCAAGCTCGGGCAAGACTACCTTTTCTCAGAGGCTGATGCTGCATCTAAAAGTACTGGGAATGAAACCTGTACAGATATCTATTGACGACTACTTCGTTGATAGAGAGAAGACTCCGAGAGATGAAAACGGAAACTATGATTTCGAATCGATTTATGCTCTCAACATAGAGCTATTTAACGAACAGATTTCACAGCTGCTTGACGGAAAAGAAGTCTTGCTTCCAAAGTTTGACTTCATTCTTGGAAAGAGCGGATTTCATGACAAACCTATCAGGATCTCTGAGGGTCAGCCTGTCATAATCGAGGGAATTCACGGCCTAAATGAGCTGCTCAGCAGTTCCGTACCTCACGAGAGAAAGTTCAAAATATACGTCAGCGCTCTGACGCAGATGAATCTCGATAACCTGAACAGAATACCTACTACTGATGTCAGATTATTGCGTAGAATCGTGCGTGACAATCGATTCAGAGGGCACTCGGCGCTCGATACAATAAGAATGTGGTCAAGCGTTAGGAGAGGAGAAGACAAGTATATCTTTCCCTTCCAGGAAGAGGCGGATGTGATGTTCAATTCTGCAATTGTATACGATTTGGCAGCATTGAAAGCATTCGCAGAACCTTTGCTAGTTCAGATAGACGATTCGGTACCAGAGTATCTTGAAGCTAAGAGGCTTCTGAGGTTCATAGATTACGTGCTCCCCATGACGAATCTGGAGGATATTCCGAGAACCTCCATTATAAAGGAGTTCATAGGCGGCAGTGTATTCGGTTCCTAAGAGGTGAAGGCATGCACGGAGTTGATGAAGAGACCAGGAAAGCGGTCTTGAATAGGTTGAAGAGGATCGAAGGCCAGATCAGAGGCCTGCAGAAAATGGTTGAAAACGACAGGGTTTGTGGAGACATTCTTACTCAGGTCTCTGCAGTGAACTCGGCTCTTTCAAGAGTATCGGAGATGATTGTCAAAGGCTACGCAAGAAAGTGCGTTGTCGAAGCCAGTGAATCTGGCCAAATCGAAGAACTCGATAGCCTGATTGAGAACATAATAAAACTCAGAGGAGTCTAGATGATTGAATACGGTGACAAAGTACTGATCCTGCTTGAAGATGAAGAAACAAAGTACTTCTCTGAGGTCGAGAAAGGGACAGTTCTCAAGACTCACTATGGAAACCTAATGATTGATTCAATTGTAGGCAAGGAGTTCGGAGAGAGGATCAGTCTTGGTCTGAGAGATGCGTATTTGATAAAACCGTCTATCATCGACGGAATCTTTTCGTTGAGAAGATCAACTCAGATCGTTTACCCAAAGGATATTGCGTTCATTCTCTTAAACCTGGACATAAAACCGGGTGACGTTGTCTACGAAGCCGGAACGGGTACTGGTGTAATGACTTCAGTCTTCTCTCGTCAAGTAGGTGAGTCTGGCAGAGTCGTCACCTACGAGAAGAGATCAGACTTCTTAGAGAAGGCCAAGAAGAATGTCGGGCACCTTGGATTTGCAGAAAGGGTGAACTTCGTAGCGGGAGATATTGTAGAATGCAAAGACAGTAAGGTAGCCGATGCCTTCTTTCTTGATGTTCCCGAACCTTCTACTTCTCTTGAGACTTCGACAACTATCCTGAAGAGAAGCGGTAGGATCTGCGTTCTATGCCCTACAGCCAACCAGGTTCAAGAAACGATCGGGATTCTTAGGAATCTAGGAGTTATCGATGTTCAGGTATGGGAGATAATGGCAAGAAGCTATAAGACCAATCCCGAAAGGTTTAGGCCGGAAGACAGAATGGTCGGCCATACTACATACCTGGTGTTCGGTATAAAAGTAGAAGGGAGGAAGTTGCATGACTAAGAAGAAAGCCTTTAGGATAACGGCGTCGATCGCGGTTCTTATTGCGGTCTTCTTCCTGGGGGCATTTACAACTATGACGGACGATGAGATGTTCGAGAAGTTCAGTCCTGTGTTTCAGATACTTACATATATAGAACGAAACTACTACGACATTGACAAAGTAGATTATGACGATGTGCTCAACGAAACTTTAACAGGTACGATGCGTGGACTCGATGATCCATTTGCATGGTATTTTGATCCCGTTCAAACCAGGGAGAATGAGCTTGACACAAGCTCCAAGTATGGAGGTATTGGTTCTACTGTTCAGTACAACATTAAATTTGATTGTCTTGAAGTGGTGGCACCTATGGCCGGGAGCCCGTCAGAAAGAGTGGGCCTAAGACCCGGCGACTTGATTCTTACAATAGATGGAGTACCAATTTCCGATGTCGGCTATTACGGTGCCGTCAACATGCTCAGAGGAGACCCCGATACCCAAGTGGTTTTGGAGGTCTACAGAGAAACTCTCACTGAGCCTTTCTTCGTTGAAATTACCAGGGCATTCATTGAAATAAGGAGCGTAAAGAGTGAGTTGATAGATATTGAAGATATCGAAATCTCTTATATACACATTACGGGCTTCAACGCGCCAACCTACGATGAATTCCAGGATGCTCTAAACCTTAGCAGAAACAGCGAGGCCTACATAATCGATCTGCGAAACAACCCAGGCGGACTTCTGCAAAGTGTTCTGAACATCTCATCTCTCATTCTGCCCAAAGGCCAGAGAGTAATAACGATTAGGTACAGAGACGGTCAGGAAGAAATATACAACTCATGGGGATCCAGATACAATGCCTACTTCAAAGACAAACCAATCGTTTTGCTTGTTAATGAAGGAAGCGCATCGGCCTCAGAGATACTTACTGGAGCGTTGAAAGATCACGGACTGGCAACGGTTATCGGAACAAAGACCTTTGGGAAGGCGGCAGTTCAGACTGTTTTCAATCTTTCCAATGGAGGCGAAATATGGCTACCAACTGCTCATTATTTCACTCCA
Coding sequences within:
- a CDS encoding nucleoside kinase; this encodes MANHEIFVKELNKKIPVTKETTFYELSKMCDGFHRAPIMAAKSGNALIELCRKVNEEQEVEFVDLSSLDGLRIYTRGTLFILFIAIRELFGAVQLNVHHSRGPGLVCDIEGVEPTSDNLKTIENKMRQLVEEDHVFEKGTLGKFEAIRMFNEDGQRDKALLFKYRKKSTVNIYRCKGYLNYFYGYMPFSTGAVKNFALIPYGEYFILNLPNTEEPDRLPVFVDQPKISTVFLEHEKWGKILGVKTVGELNEIISKGPKEIREIINIAESLHEKKIAAIADLIAAHKEPSLILIAGPSSSGKTTFSQRLMLHLKVLGMKPVQISIDDYFVDREKTPRDENGNYDFESIYALNIELFNEQISQLLDGKEVLLPKFDFILGKSGFHDKPIRISEGQPVIIEGIHGLNELLSSSVPHERKFKIYVSALTQMNLDNLNRIPTTDVRLLRRIVRDNRFRGHSALDTIRMWSSVRRGEDKYIFPFQEEADVMFNSAIVYDLAALKAFAEPLLVQIDDSVPEYLEAKRLLRFIDYVLPMTNLEDIPRTSIIKEFIGGSVFGS
- a CDS encoding tRNA (adenine-N1)-methyltransferase; the protein is MIEYGDKVLILLEDEETKYFSEVEKGTVLKTHYGNLMIDSIVGKEFGERISLGLRDAYLIKPSIIDGIFSLRRSTQIVYPKDIAFILLNLDIKPGDVVYEAGTGTGVMTSVFSRQVGESGRVVTYEKRSDFLEKAKKNVGHLGFAERVNFVAGDIVECKDSKVADAFFLDVPEPSTSLETSTTILKRSGRICVLCPTANQVQETIGILRNLGVIDVQVWEIMARSYKTNPERFRPEDRMVGHTTYLVFGIKVEGRKLHD
- a CDS encoding S41 family peptidase; translated protein: MTKKKAFRITASIAVLIAVFFLGAFTTMTDDEMFEKFSPVFQILTYIERNYYDIDKVDYDDVLNETLTGTMRGLDDPFAWYFDPVQTRENELDTSSKYGGIGSTVQYNIKFDCLEVVAPMAGSPSERVGLRPGDLILTIDGVPISDVGYYGAVNMLRGDPDTQVVLEVYRETLTEPFFVEITRAFIEIRSVKSELIDIEDIEISYIHITGFNAPTYDEFQDALNLSRNSEAYIIDLRNNPGGLLQSVLNISSLILPKGQRVITIRYRDGQEEIYNSWGSRYNAYFKDKPIVLLVNEGSASASEILTGALKDHGLATVIGTKTFGKAAVQTVFNLSNGGEIWLPTAHYFTPDGNDIHLQGIEPDIIVEPGDDVLEEDGSELTLSKATIDIEHDLQLLKAIEIILESLGVKTVN
- a CDS encoding metal-sensitive transcriptional regulator, yielding MHGVDEETRKAVLNRLKRIEGQIRGLQKMVENDRVCGDILTQVSAVNSALSRVSEMIVKGYARKCVVEASESGQIEELDSLIENIIKLRGV